The following proteins come from a genomic window of Streptococcus pneumoniae:
- a CDS encoding type B 50S ribosomal protein L31 yields the protein MKKDIHPEYRPVVFMDTTTGYQFLSGSTKRSNETVEFEGETYPLIRVEISSDSHPFYTGRQKFTQADGRVDRFNKKYGLK from the coding sequence ATGAAAAAAGATATCCATCCAGAATATCGCCCAGTTGTCTTCATGGACACAACTACTGGTTACCAATTCCTTAGCGGTTCAACAAAACGCTCTAACGAAACAGTTGAGTTCGAAGGCGAGACTTACCCATTGATCCGTGTGGAAATTTCATCAGACTCACACCCATTCTACACTGGACGTCAAAAGTTCACTCAAGCAGATGGACGCGTGGATCGTTTCAACAAAAAATACGGTCTCAAATAA